One genomic region from Solwaraspora sp. WMMD792 encodes:
- a CDS encoding response regulator transcription factor: MVAPTTGGPSLRVLVVDDDPTVSDVVRRYLERAGYQVTRAADGVAALAAVDQCRPDLVVLDLMLPGLDGLEVCRRLQRQASGVPVIMLTALGEESDRVIGLQLGADDYVTKPFSPRELVLRVQSVLRRSGPPPGPVGGEPPVVRDGELALDTSRRSARLGDTELALTTREFDLLLHLVRHPAKAFRREELLAQVWGWNFGDQSTVTVHVRRLREKVERDPARPRRIVTVWGVGYRYEPAAGNA; encoded by the coding sequence ATGGTCGCGCCCACCACCGGCGGACCGTCCCTACGGGTGCTCGTCGTCGACGACGATCCCACCGTGTCCGATGTGGTCCGCCGGTACCTGGAACGAGCCGGCTACCAGGTCACCCGCGCCGCCGACGGGGTCGCCGCGCTGGCCGCGGTCGACCAGTGCCGGCCCGACCTGGTGGTACTGGACCTGATGCTGCCCGGGTTGGACGGTCTGGAGGTGTGCCGGCGGCTGCAGCGGCAGGCCAGCGGCGTACCCGTGATCATGCTGACCGCACTCGGGGAGGAGTCCGACCGGGTGATCGGCCTGCAGCTCGGCGCCGACGACTACGTCACCAAGCCGTTCTCGCCCCGGGAGCTGGTGCTGCGGGTGCAGTCGGTGCTCCGCCGCTCCGGGCCGCCCCCCGGCCCGGTCGGCGGTGAACCTCCGGTGGTCCGCGACGGCGAGCTCGCGCTGGACACCAGCCGGCGGTCGGCCCGGCTCGGCGACACCGAGCTCGCGCTGACCACCCGTGAGTTCGACCTGCTGCTGCACCTGGTCCGCCACCCGGCGAAGGCGTTCCGCCGGGAGGAACTGCTTGCCCAGGTGTGGGGCTGGAACTTCGGTGACCAGTCCACCGTCACCGTCCACGTGCGACGGCTGCGGGAGAAGGTCGAACGGGATC